In Thalassophryne amazonica chromosome 14, fThaAma1.1, whole genome shotgun sequence, one DNA window encodes the following:
- the rnaseh2b gene encoding ribonuclease H2 subunit B, with amino-acid sequence MATKKKRAPNGENDSWVAMVADSVIDTQNSGDPTFVRLKNPSTDTASLYMLGKGDLQLYEVKAFEEEFHSWFIGQTVQRDGKLLFITQMDPLYLILPYLVKSGKEGKFQPVSQLLMDEEFPACSRLLSCTSSSASLHHVTDEKEVGSLKFHRYSQEKTMNWLKKKVDRTVVALKKRNISVGGGVKSSTYIRVKSESHCSEEDYLRYAHGLISEYISDDLSKALLTHLQLPELTSPKEAEPPSKKRKISDQPVEAGEDYSKFNSADFARKPPKKMTAAQKTLAKVDKSGMKPMSSFFNPKVKAEKK; translated from the exons ATGGCTACTAAGAAGAAACGCGCACCTAATGGTGAAAATGACAGTTGGGTTGCCATGGTTGCAG ACTCCGTCATTGACACACAGAACAGCGGTGACCCAACTTTTGTCAGATTAAAGAATCCATCGACAG ACACAGCTTCCCTGTACATGCTGGGTAAAGGTGACCTACAGCTGTATGAGGTCAAAGCGTTTGAAGAAGAATTTCACTCTTGGTTTATTGGTCAGACCGTACAAAGAG ATGGAAAGCTTCTCTTTATAACGCAGATGGATCCACTCTATCTTATTTTGCCTTATTTGGTCAAATCTGGTAAAGAG GGGAAGTTTCAGCCTGTCAGTCAGCTGCTTATGGATGAGGAATTTCCAGCTTGTTCAAGGCTGCTTAGCTGCACGAGTTCGTCAGCGTCACTGCACCATGTTACAGATGAAAAAG AGGTGGGAAGCCTGAAGTTTCATCGATACAGCCAAGAGAAGACGATGAACTGGTTAAAGAAAAAG GTGGACCGGACAGTCGTTGCCCTTAAGAAGAGAAATATCTCTGTGGGGGGAGGTGTCAAATCATCGACATACATCAGAGTGAAGTCTGAGTCACACTGCAGTGAGG AGGATTACTTGCGCTACGCCCATGGCCTGATATCGGAGTACATCAGTGACGACCTGAGCAAAGCTCTGCTCACACACCTGCA GTTACCAGAGCTCACCAGCCCAAAGGAGGCGGAGCCCCCTTCAAAG AAGCGGAAAATTTCCGACCAGCCCGTGGAGGCCGGAGAGGACTACAGCAAATTCAACAGTGCAGACTTTGCACGGAAA CCGCCCAAAAAGATGACTGCTGCTCAGAAAACCCTGGCCAAGGTGGACAAATCTGGCATGAAGCCCATGTCATCCTTCTTCAACCCCAAGGTCAAAGCAGAAAAGAAGTGA